A single Pirellulaceae bacterium DNA region contains:
- a CDS encoding glycosyltransferase family 2 protein gives MRRWLAALPVYNEEQYLDGVLAEVFKYAPNVLVVDDGSSDGTAQRLKAWPNVQVVRHPHNRGYGAALKTAFQFAIEQDYECLVTLDCDGQHQPQRIPRFVAASQHADIVSGSRYLKQYSGDSTPPSERLFINRQVTRDLNELLQCNLTDAFCGFKAYRVSALKQLKIQDDGYAMPLEVWVQAAMLGLSVIEVPVPLIYLDLNRSFGGALDNGQQRLNYYRQCIHQSVQAMQERGFELPKPRRLLQQCSE, from the coding sequence ATGCGCCGTTGGTTAGCCGCTTTACCGGTCTACAATGAAGAGCAATACTTGGACGGTGTGCTGGCCGAAGTATTCAAGTATGCCCCCAACGTGCTGGTGGTAGACGATGGCTCTAGCGACGGCACCGCCCAGCGACTGAAAGCTTGGCCTAACGTGCAGGTTGTTCGTCATCCGCACAATCGCGGTTACGGTGCGGCACTCAAGACGGCTTTTCAGTTTGCTATCGAGCAAGACTACGAGTGCCTGGTTACGCTTGATTGTGATGGCCAGCATCAGCCACAACGTATTCCGCGTTTCGTAGCTGCCAGTCAGCATGCAGACATTGTGTCGGGTAGTCGTTATCTGAAACAGTATTCGGGAGACAGTACGCCGCCGTCGGAGCGTTTGTTCATCAATCGCCAAGTAACGCGCGACTTGAATGAGCTCCTGCAGTGTAATTTGACCGACGCTTTTTGCGGTTTCAAAGCTTATCGCGTATCGGCACTCAAACAATTGAAGATCCAAGATGATGGCTACGCGATGCCGCTGGAGGTGTGGGTTCAGGCGGCCATGCTGGGACTGAGCGTCATTGAAGTTCCGGTGCCGCTGATCTATCTAGATTTGAATCGCTCGTTTGGCGGTGCGCTAGACAATGGTCAACAGCGATTGAATTATTACCGCCAGTGCATTCACCAAAGCGTCCAGGCGATGCAGGAACGCGGCTTCGAATTGCCCAAGCCCAGGCGATTGCTGCAGCAGTGCTCGGAATGA
- a CDS encoding Nif3-like dinuclear metal center hexameric protein, with amino-acid sequence MGDVCQWMARHAPLALSEVWDNTGLLLGDETHEVQRLQTCLTLTDDSVDEALQCNAQMVIVHHPLPFKPLSRLTTGSHTGKLLWRLATHSISVYSPHTAWDSAAGGINAMLADMLQLSAVQPLIPSPKEDYRDWGTGRIGRLARPLALSEIVQKLTQMIPGSRRRGVDAGRPISQVALACGSGGSLLEPAVEAGCDLLVTGEASFHTCLEAQAAKVSLVLMGHFASERFSLEVLAQRLSRDFPAIEAWASQRESDPIQEFQ; translated from the coding sequence GTGGGTGACGTATGCCAGTGGATGGCCAGACATGCACCGCTGGCATTAAGCGAAGTATGGGATAACACCGGCCTGTTGCTGGGTGACGAAACGCATGAAGTTCAGCGACTGCAGACGTGCCTCACCCTAACCGACGATAGTGTCGATGAGGCTCTCCAGTGCAACGCTCAGATGGTGATAGTACATCATCCGCTACCGTTCAAGCCGCTAAGTCGCCTGACCACTGGCTCTCACACCGGGAAACTACTTTGGCGTTTGGCAACACATTCGATTTCCGTCTATAGCCCTCACACCGCATGGGATTCTGCAGCCGGTGGTATCAATGCCATGCTGGCCGACATGCTTCAACTGTCTGCCGTTCAGCCCTTAATTCCATCCCCGAAGGAGGACTACCGCGATTGGGGTACAGGCCGCATTGGCCGATTGGCTAGGCCGTTGGCGCTGAGTGAGATTGTTCAGAAGTTGACTCAAATGATTCCGGGCAGTCGCCGACGCGGTGTCGACGCGGGACGTCCAATATCCCAGGTCGCGTTAGCATGCGGCAGCGGAGGCAGCCTACTGGAGCCGGCGGTCGAAGCAGGTTGTGATCTGCTGGTAACTGGCGAAGCGTCATTTCATACTTGCTTGGAAGCTCAGGCTGCCAAAGTGTCCTTGGTGCTGATGGGACACTTTGCCAGCGAGCGCTTCTCGTTGGAAGTTTTGGCACAGCGGCTATCGAGGGACTTTCCGGCAATCGAGGCCTGGGCTAGCCAGCGCGAATCTGATCCCATTCAGGAATTCCAATAG
- the proC gene encoding pyrroline-5-carboxylate reductase produces the protein MHKRKVGFIGGGQMAAALITGALERGFLEPSDLLIVESAQLRREQLGRLFPKVSVHAAATAAAECDPVVVAVKPGVLREIGSSLGQVLPGNRLWVSIAAGVSIAELQDMLNATRVIRIMPNTPAQVGAGAAALSACTDVEDRDIAWARQLMESVGTCVTVPEWQLHGVTGIAGSSPAYVYIFIEALADAGVSAGLAREVALQLAAQAVLGSAKMVLATGQHPGQLKDQVTSPGGTTIAALRKLEAAGLRSAVIEAVAACVERSRQLEQFSA, from the coding sequence ATGCACAAGAGAAAAGTGGGGTTTATCGGCGGTGGTCAAATGGCTGCCGCGCTGATTACGGGAGCGCTTGAGCGCGGTTTCCTAGAACCGAGTGACCTGCTGATCGTCGAAAGTGCGCAGCTTCGGCGTGAACAGCTGGGAAGGCTGTTTCCTAAAGTGTCGGTACATGCAGCGGCCACAGCCGCAGCGGAATGTGATCCCGTTGTTGTGGCGGTTAAGCCGGGAGTGCTGCGCGAGATCGGTTCGTCGCTGGGACAGGTCTTACCTGGCAATCGACTTTGGGTTTCGATTGCTGCTGGAGTTAGCATCGCTGAATTGCAAGATATGCTCAATGCGACTCGCGTGATCCGCATCATGCCTAATACCCCGGCACAGGTGGGGGCTGGAGCGGCGGCATTGTCGGCCTGCACGGACGTCGAGGATCGGGACATCGCTTGGGCTCGGCAATTGATGGAATCGGTAGGAACATGCGTAACAGTGCCGGAATGGCAACTGCATGGTGTTACGGGAATTGCCGGGTCCAGCCCGGCCTATGTGTACATTTTTATTGAAGCGCTTGCCGATGCTGGTGTTTCGGCTGGACTGGCACGTGAGGTAGCTCTGCAATTGGCGGCACAGGCCGTCTTGGGTTCGGCCAAGATGGTGCTGGCGACGGGGCAGCATCCTGGGCAGCTAAAAGACCAGGTAACCAGCCCTGGCGGCACCACGATCGCCGCGTTGCGCAAGCTGGAAGCCGCAGGATTGCGGAGTGCGGTTATTGAAGCGGTGGCCGCCTGTGTCGAACGTAGTCGTCAGTTGGAACAGTTTTCCGCTTGA
- a CDS encoding tetratricopeptide repeat protein, producing the protein MKVLLGGIPCVALVLLALTVWIGGRLDKDTLVNRYLELGRTEIGDWEARLIDSFSIKPQEADQADKSPTGDKSNAATAAMESVDLNSDQPQADGSSPVAIDTSRASIDATPSSAGKTTNVAPAKDQIEQDDQADLAGSNDQTDSTEMQKYVVSPYGEMLYKRAQLLRPTPESQFVVGTTLMQRGNIVQGQKVLRSLAPDDKAGLPKAHAIMAMGYMAQYAKNPNNDLVPVLLHHAQESLPWEYTPKEVLFVASDINWQKRDFDRSLQIFETLTQRFPEHYHLLAQRARAAKRDELADNAIKHAIEYYKNELAKEPSNHGIRIQIVQLLGASPEALDEGEELLNQAPEDDSYNVIRRAKSDLYRVRFGNFLRPLLEQRLMGKTVEQIKAMDRLTVDLSLLERALEIDPTNPLVSEQTAILIRDKINRSPKLTAALKEMLDSDTASVGTHAVLSEHFLNEGRYADAIRHLEKVHKAAPLAVKYANNLAWLYLEEKRIDEAMEVGKRTLELLQQNGLQGAQFIDELLDTLGMVYQAQGKDTDAISLFELALRYNPNRTDSRERLAALYRKRGNEGVAVAHEQAIEAIKKAQMEAEENAKQAASQSVAAAPSDASPDTPSQDDSAPSQDDSAPSQDDSTEESASETSADVP; encoded by the coding sequence ATGAAAGTTCTATTGGGCGGGATACCCTGCGTTGCGCTTGTGCTGCTGGCGCTGACTGTTTGGATCGGTGGTCGACTAGACAAGGATACACTCGTCAACCGCTACCTTGAATTAGGGCGAACAGAAATCGGTGATTGGGAAGCTCGGCTGATCGACAGCTTTAGCATCAAGCCACAAGAAGCGGACCAAGCCGACAAGTCTCCGACCGGCGACAAATCAAATGCAGCGACAGCGGCCATGGAAAGTGTTGATCTAAATTCCGATCAACCACAGGCCGATGGCTCGTCGCCTGTCGCAATTGATACCTCCAGGGCTTCGATTGATGCGACACCAAGTTCGGCGGGCAAAACAACGAATGTTGCGCCTGCCAAGGATCAAATCGAGCAGGATGACCAAGCCGACTTAGCAGGCAGTAATGATCAAACCGACTCCACCGAAATGCAGAAGTACGTTGTCTCGCCATATGGCGAGATGTTGTACAAGCGAGCTCAATTATTGCGACCTACGCCAGAGAGTCAATTTGTGGTTGGAACTACGCTGATGCAGCGCGGTAACATCGTGCAAGGTCAGAAAGTGTTGCGAAGCCTGGCACCGGACGACAAGGCGGGTCTACCTAAGGCACATGCTATCATGGCTATGGGCTACATGGCGCAATATGCCAAGAATCCCAACAATGACTTAGTGCCTGTCTTACTGCACCACGCCCAAGAATCACTGCCTTGGGAGTACACCCCTAAGGAGGTTCTGTTTGTCGCCAGCGACATCAACTGGCAAAAACGCGATTTTGACCGCTCTCTGCAGATTTTCGAGACTCTCACTCAGCGCTTTCCGGAACATTACCACTTGCTGGCACAACGGGCCAGGGCGGCTAAACGCGACGAATTGGCTGACAATGCGATCAAGCATGCCATTGAATATTACAAGAACGAATTGGCAAAGGAGCCGAGTAATCACGGCATTCGTATTCAGATTGTTCAATTGTTAGGTGCCAGTCCAGAAGCTTTGGATGAAGGTGAAGAACTTCTGAATCAGGCTCCGGAAGATGACTCCTATAATGTAATTCGCCGCGCAAAATCAGATTTGTACCGCGTCCGATTTGGAAACTTTCTTAGGCCACTATTGGAGCAGCGGTTGATGGGGAAGACGGTTGAGCAAATCAAAGCCATGGATCGACTGACTGTCGACCTATCGTTGCTTGAGCGAGCATTGGAAATCGATCCTACCAATCCCTTAGTGTCTGAGCAAACAGCCATCCTGATTCGCGACAAAATTAATCGTAGTCCCAAATTGACTGCCGCATTAAAGGAGATGTTGGATTCAGACACTGCATCGGTCGGTACCCATGCCGTATTGTCAGAGCACTTTCTCAACGAGGGAAGGTATGCGGATGCAATCCGCCACCTAGAGAAAGTACACAAGGCAGCACCTCTCGCGGTTAAGTACGCCAACAATTTGGCGTGGCTGTACCTGGAAGAGAAGCGTATCGACGAGGCAATGGAAGTAGGGAAGAGAACGCTGGAATTGCTGCAACAAAATGGATTGCAAGGCGCGCAGTTCATCGATGAATTGTTAGACACATTGGGTATGGTTTACCAGGCCCAAGGTAAGGATACCGATGCCATCTCGCTGTTTGAACTAGCGCTACGCTACAATCCTAATCGGACAGACAGTCGCGAGAGGTTGGCAGCACTCTATCGTAAGCGAGGCAATGAAGGTGTGGCCGTAGCCCACGAACAAGCAATTGAGGCCATCAAGAAGGCCCAGATGGAAGCAGAAGAAAATGCCAAGCAAGCTGCAAGCCAATCAGTCGCGGCAGCCCCCTCGGACGCTTCTCCAGACACACCTTCTCAAGATGACTCAGCACCTTCTCAAGATGACTCAGCACCTTCTCAAGATGACTCAACTGAGGAATCTGCTTCTGAGACATCGGCAGATGTTCCGTAA
- a CDS encoding tetratricopeptide repeat protein, producing MRPLDPIGGLFAIFGRIQHWAKRLGNRVSRLQHWLISLVFKPADHVLHKVNSTKPTTNSTAFKKLYGYFLVLATLPKQLIERPSFKKIRRSKLAVDIARHLSVIFHLSFVHPARWLANIAGALLSWVVSRRWGRIFLAATPSVPLMLVGGLVWWASTFDNARLAYHYLDMGRAEIESWQKKLEKSAQQVAASTASPNADGELTQFDGQIDLVGGQATVSRYCEMLFHRAQLLYPQKHCQFIAGISLYERGLTERARKLLLKIAPNGRHGDPDAHSVLAVIYWNQFNKTKDAQFQALFEHHAQGALSSTFTHPNVLMTFSSLLWQRQEYDRALQVHQIAAERFPNLNVELQRLATIVGDSRLAASAGQKAMEYLQKQISYSPTNSQLRVLLAQSMTNTDQGIQQAEAILIEGMHLKPDKALTRELSNIQWVKFMRHFAASEGISVDMKLIDAGLRLDPSNPNLIDLIAKIGQIDDSESNSLIEEMNRILASGEANVGAHAVLAEYNTYRNRQAQAKMHLEQVYQNIPHSPRYSSMLARLHANSGNLDIALETLQTCLSILDQADALSDRYGDELLDTLGDIYQLRGETSQAMAAYRRCIQIYPNHTESNRKLHELLEKHSSDDKSSHEVASKANVSVTGGAATNRVSNAATN from the coding sequence ATGCGCCCTTTAGATCCGATTGGAGGATTGTTTGCGATCTTTGGCCGAATTCAGCATTGGGCCAAAAGGCTGGGTAATCGCGTCAGTCGCCTCCAACACTGGCTAATCTCGCTGGTATTCAAGCCGGCGGATCATGTGCTTCATAAGGTCAACTCCACGAAGCCCACAACCAATTCCACCGCCTTCAAGAAGTTGTACGGCTACTTCCTAGTGTTGGCCACGCTTCCCAAGCAGTTGATAGAGCGCCCCAGTTTCAAGAAGATTCGCCGCAGCAAGCTGGCTGTCGACATTGCACGTCACCTGTCAGTAATCTTTCACCTTTCGTTTGTGCATCCTGCCAGGTGGTTGGCCAACATCGCTGGTGCGTTATTAAGCTGGGTGGTATCACGCCGCTGGGGCCGTATCTTTCTTGCCGCTACTCCATCCGTACCTCTAATGCTGGTTGGTGGCCTGGTCTGGTGGGCGAGTACCTTTGACAATGCACGCCTCGCCTACCACTATCTAGATATGGGACGTGCTGAAATTGAGAGCTGGCAAAAGAAACTTGAGAAAAGTGCACAGCAGGTGGCGGCATCGACGGCTTCACCAAATGCGGACGGTGAGCTCACACAATTCGACGGCCAGATCGATTTGGTGGGCGGCCAGGCAACAGTATCCCGGTACTGTGAAATGCTGTTTCATCGCGCCCAGTTGTTGTATCCGCAGAAACATTGCCAGTTTATCGCCGGCATATCGCTGTACGAGCGCGGATTGACCGAACGCGCTAGAAAGCTGCTGCTTAAGATTGCCCCGAATGGCCGACATGGCGATCCCGATGCACATTCGGTGTTAGCGGTCATCTACTGGAATCAGTTTAATAAGACCAAAGATGCTCAGTTCCAGGCGCTATTTGAACATCATGCACAGGGAGCCTTATCTTCGACGTTTACACATCCTAACGTCTTGATGACGTTCTCTTCCTTGCTTTGGCAGCGCCAAGAATATGACCGTGCATTGCAGGTTCATCAGATTGCTGCCGAACGGTTTCCCAATCTAAATGTGGAATTGCAGCGACTAGCCACAATTGTCGGCGATTCACGATTGGCTGCCTCGGCCGGCCAGAAAGCCATGGAATACCTGCAAAAACAGATTTCCTATAGCCCTACGAATTCTCAGCTTCGAGTCCTGCTGGCGCAATCCATGACGAACACGGATCAAGGTATTCAGCAGGCTGAAGCTATACTGATTGAAGGAATGCACCTAAAACCGGACAAGGCATTGACTCGCGAACTGTCCAACATTCAGTGGGTAAAATTCATGAGGCATTTTGCAGCTTCGGAGGGTATATCCGTAGACATGAAACTCATAGACGCGGGACTGCGTTTGGATCCCTCCAATCCCAACTTGATTGACTTAATTGCAAAGATAGGTCAGATTGACGATAGCGAGAGCAACTCACTGATTGAAGAAATGAATCGTATCTTAGCCAGTGGCGAGGCTAATGTTGGCGCGCACGCCGTGCTTGCAGAATACAACACGTATCGCAATCGCCAGGCTCAAGCGAAAATGCATCTAGAGCAGGTCTATCAAAACATCCCCCACTCACCCAGGTACTCCAGCATGTTAGCGCGACTACATGCCAATTCGGGTAACTTGGATATTGCGCTGGAGACGCTTCAGACCTGCCTGAGCATCCTCGATCAAGCGGATGCGCTATCCGATCGTTACGGTGACGAACTGCTGGATACCTTGGGCGACATCTATCAACTGCGCGGCGAGACCAGCCAGGCAATGGCTGCCTATCGACGCTGCATTCAGATTTATCCCAACCATACGGAATCAAATCGCAAACTACACGAGTTGCTTGAAAAACACAGCTCAGACGACAAAAGTTCACATGAAGTGGCCAGCAAGGCCAATGTGTCGGTGACTGGAGGCGCAGCCACAAACCGCGTTAGTAACGCAGCGACCAATTAA
- the dnaK gene encoding molecular chaperone DnaK, producing the protein MAQGEKIIGIDLGTTNSVVAVMEGSEVKVIPNAEGNRLTPSVVAYTDKDEVIVGEPARRQAVTNPRRTVYSAKRFMGRRHVEVESEEKMVPYSVVGGSNEYVKIGIGDKQYTPQEISAKVLRKLKEAAESYLGHRVSKAVITVPAYFNDAQRQATKDAGQIAGLEVARIINEPTAAALAYGLDKQRDHKIVVFDLGGGTFDVSIMEVASTGDGDNSSKVFEVISTSGDTHLGGDDFDEALVNYVSDDFKRQYGIDLRSDPMSLQRLQEACEKAKKELSSVPETDLNLPFITADASGPKHLQMKITRAKFEELVDKLIERCKKPVLQALEDAKLKPSDIDEVVLVGGSTRVPKVRQIVKEIFGKEPHQGVNPDEVVAIGAAIQGSVLSGDRKDVLLLDVTPLTLGIETEHGVLTPLIERNTTIPAERKNTFSTASDNQTAVTIRVFQGERKMANHNRLLGEFNLEGIPPAPRGVPQIEVKFDIDQNGILNVSARDVSTGKQASVRLEETSALSKDEIDRMKKDAEEHAEEDRRQFELAEARNKAQHLVYQLEKQMSENADKLADADREPLKAAIEKLKKTTEGSDVEVIRAATTELEQAAQAFSKILYERSSAGPAGGATSAEPKPAASGSDDDAIDAEFEVK; encoded by the coding sequence GTGGCACAAGGCGAAAAGATTATCGGAATTGACTTGGGCACAACCAATTCCGTTGTGGCGGTGATGGAAGGCAGCGAAGTCAAAGTCATCCCGAACGCTGAAGGAAATCGGCTGACACCTAGTGTGGTCGCCTATACCGACAAAGATGAGGTAATTGTCGGCGAGCCAGCTCGCCGCCAGGCGGTCACGAATCCGCGTCGGACCGTCTATTCCGCAAAGCGATTCATGGGCCGACGGCATGTGGAAGTGGAATCTGAAGAGAAAATGGTGCCCTACTCTGTCGTCGGTGGCAGCAACGAATATGTCAAGATCGGCATCGGTGACAAGCAATACACGCCTCAAGAGATATCTGCCAAGGTCTTGCGTAAGCTGAAGGAAGCCGCTGAATCGTATCTCGGTCACCGAGTCAGCAAGGCAGTGATTACCGTACCAGCCTACTTCAACGATGCCCAACGCCAGGCAACCAAAGACGCCGGTCAGATCGCGGGCCTGGAAGTGGCTCGGATCATTAACGAACCTACCGCTGCAGCTCTGGCGTATGGCTTGGACAAACAGCGTGACCACAAGATTGTGGTGTTCGACCTCGGAGGCGGAACATTTGACGTTTCGATTATGGAAGTGGCCTCCACCGGCGATGGCGACAATAGCAGTAAAGTCTTCGAGGTGATCTCGACCAGCGGCGACACTCATTTAGGCGGCGACGATTTCGATGAGGCTCTGGTGAACTACGTTTCCGACGACTTCAAGCGCCAGTACGGCATCGACCTCAGATCCGACCCGATGTCATTGCAACGACTCCAGGAAGCCTGTGAAAAAGCCAAGAAGGAACTGAGTAGCGTTCCGGAAACCGACTTGAATCTTCCGTTTATTACGGCTGATGCTAGCGGTCCCAAGCACTTGCAGATGAAGATTACACGGGCCAAGTTTGAAGAACTGGTAGACAAACTGATTGAGCGTTGCAAGAAGCCGGTTCTGCAAGCATTGGAAGATGCTAAGCTCAAGCCCAGTGATATCGACGAAGTAGTATTGGTGGGCGGCTCGACGCGCGTTCCCAAAGTGCGCCAGATCGTTAAAGAGATTTTCGGCAAAGAGCCGCATCAGGGTGTGAATCCAGATGAAGTGGTGGCCATTGGGGCTGCCATCCAAGGCAGTGTACTGTCGGGTGATCGAAAAGATGTTTTGCTGCTGGACGTCACGCCTTTGACCCTTGGCATTGAAACCGAGCATGGTGTGTTGACGCCGCTCATCGAGCGAAACACGACCATCCCGGCCGAGCGCAAGAATACCTTTTCGACCGCCTCGGACAATCAGACGGCCGTCACCATTCGCGTCTTCCAAGGTGAACGGAAGATGGCCAATCACAATCGGTTGCTAGGCGAATTCAATCTCGAGGGGATTCCACCAGCACCACGCGGCGTGCCACAGATCGAAGTCAAATTCGACATCGACCAAAACGGCATTTTGAATGTCTCCGCGCGTGACGTCAGCACCGGCAAGCAGGCCTCAGTCCGCCTGGAAGAGACATCAGCACTTTCCAAGGACGAAATCGATCGCATGAAGAAAGATGCAGAAGAACACGCCGAAGAAGATCGACGTCAGTTTGAATTGGCTGAAGCTCGCAACAAGGCGCAGCATCTTGTCTACCAGCTCGAAAAGCAAATGTCCGAAAACGCAGATAAGCTGGCCGATGCCGACCGAGAGCCACTCAAGGCGGCCATCGAGAAACTCAAGAAAACCACTGAAGGCAGCGACGTCGAGGTAATTCGAGCGGCAACCACCGAACTGGAACAGGCGGCTCAAGCGTTCAGCAAGATCCTTTACGAAAGATCTTCAGCAGGACCTGCCGGCGGTGCAACGAGTGCTGAGCCCAAACCGGCTGCTAGCGGCTCAGACGATGATGCCATCGACGCAGAATTTGAAGTGAAGTAA
- a CDS encoding RidA family protein, with product MSANERLAKLGLELPPAPKPVGLYRPMVLVGNLGYLSGHGPLKTDGTLIVGRVGDDMTLEQGQAAARQTGLAMLATLKSNLGSLDRVVRLVKVLGLVRCTDNFDQQPQVINGCSQLFADVFGPDLGIAARSALGTNALPGGIAVEIEAIFEIN from the coding sequence ATGTCAGCCAACGAGCGTCTTGCCAAACTTGGACTGGAACTCCCTCCTGCGCCAAAGCCCGTTGGACTGTACAGGCCAATGGTTTTGGTTGGCAATTTGGGCTACCTGTCGGGTCACGGTCCGCTCAAGACAGACGGCACATTGATCGTCGGCCGGGTCGGGGACGATATGACGCTCGAACAAGGCCAGGCTGCAGCTCGCCAAACCGGACTGGCGATGTTGGCAACACTGAAAAGCAATCTCGGCAGCTTGGACCGGGTAGTGCGATTGGTTAAAGTCTTAGGCTTGGTACGCTGCACCGACAACTTCGATCAGCAGCCTCAGGTAATTAACGGTTGCAGCCAGTTGTTTGCCGATGTTTTCGGCCCCGACCTCGGCATCGCCGCGCGCAGCGCTCTAGGTACCAACGCGCTGCCCGGCGGCATCGCGGTCGAAATCGAAGCCATCTTCGAGATTAATTAA
- a CDS encoding sugar kinase, with the protein MAELNIKNGAELDLLSLGALVHRLDPGTIPFRKARSFEIHVSGGEYNVAANLSDCFGLRTGIATAMVNYPVGEIVQRAVRETGVRPFFKWFEHDGVRGPNIATVYSDRGAGVRAPVVFYNRANEAAAQLKPGDFDWSAIFSAGVRWFHSGGIFAALSTTTSQLIVQAMQAARASGAVTSFDLNYRAKLWKTIGDESKGQEMCRQIASHCDVLIGNEEDLQKGLGIAGQDVESKSELDPKAFFAMIDQVVERFPNVKLVATTLRQVHSTNRHDWAAVMWYDGQRYISPTMKLDVICRIGGGDGFASGLIYGMLDGRSPQQALQLGWAHGALITTFVGDVSMAKLAEVEALAAGGSARVQR; encoded by the coding sequence ATGGCTGAATTAAATATCAAGAATGGTGCTGAACTGGATTTACTATCCCTGGGGGCGTTGGTTCACCGCTTAGACCCCGGCACAATTCCATTCCGAAAGGCGCGTAGTTTTGAGATTCATGTGTCTGGTGGCGAATACAATGTGGCGGCCAATTTGTCGGATTGTTTTGGCCTGCGGACGGGTATCGCCACGGCCATGGTGAACTATCCTGTCGGCGAGATTGTACAGCGGGCCGTTCGCGAAACGGGGGTTAGGCCGTTCTTCAAATGGTTTGAGCACGATGGTGTGCGCGGACCAAACATCGCGACTGTCTACAGCGATCGCGGCGCAGGGGTGCGCGCTCCGGTTGTATTTTACAATCGTGCCAACGAAGCCGCAGCACAACTCAAACCAGGAGACTTCGACTGGTCGGCCATCTTCTCCGCAGGCGTAAGATGGTTTCATTCGGGAGGTATCTTTGCAGCCTTATCAACGACGACATCTCAGTTGATCGTCCAGGCCATGCAAGCGGCGCGGGCATCGGGTGCAGTCACCTCGTTCGATTTGAATTATCGCGCTAAGCTATGGAAAACGATCGGGGACGAGTCGAAAGGGCAGGAAATGTGCCGACAGATTGCATCTCACTGCGATGTACTGATTGGCAATGAAGAGGACTTGCAAAAAGGCTTAGGTATCGCTGGACAGGATGTGGAATCCAAGTCGGAATTGGATCCCAAGGCGTTCTTTGCCATGATTGACCAAGTGGTCGAGCGTTTTCCAAACGTCAAATTAGTGGCCACAACATTACGGCAGGTCCACTCGACCAACCGTCACGATTGGGCGGCCGTAATGTGGTACGACGGCCAGCGATACATTAGTCCCACTATGAAGCTAGACGTGATCTGTCGCATCGGCGGTGGCGATGGCTTTGCATCGGGCCTGATCTATGGAATGCTGGACGGACGGTCGCCGCAGCAAGCCTTACAGTTGGGTTGGGCTCACGGTGCGCTCATAACAACCTTTGTTGGCGACGTCTCCATGGCCAAGCTAGCCGAAGTTGAGGCCCTAGCTGCTGGTGGTTCAGCCCGTGTCCAGCGCTAG
- a CDS encoding SDR family oxidoreductase, with protein MEQLFSLADQVAVVMGGTGELGGAMAQALAGCGAAVAIVGRNAERGLRRVAAIEAEGGQAMFQEADALDLDSLRTALQSIEAQFGKVSVLINAAGGNRPEATLPPGSDFCDLPIAAWRGVFDLNLVGGVLLPCQVFGRSMLQSGRGSIINIASMAGMIPLSRVVAYSAAKASVINLTRFLAREWAQRGLRVNALSPGFFPAEQNRALLYQSDGSLSERGQQIIGHTPMARFGTADELAGATCWLASSAASSFVTGQNIVVDGGFSSTTI; from the coding sequence ATGGAACAACTATTTTCGCTTGCCGACCAAGTGGCGGTAGTGATGGGTGGCACCGGCGAGTTGGGAGGAGCGATGGCCCAGGCATTGGCAGGTTGCGGGGCTGCGGTCGCCATTGTGGGCCGCAATGCTGAACGCGGCTTGCGACGCGTGGCTGCCATCGAAGCTGAGGGTGGCCAAGCGATGTTCCAGGAGGCAGACGCTCTGGACCTGGATTCGCTGCGAACTGCACTACAATCAATCGAAGCGCAATTCGGAAAAGTCAGCGTGCTCATCAACGCAGCGGGAGGCAATCGCCCGGAGGCAACATTGCCTCCGGGCAGCGATTTCTGTGATCTGCCCATCGCTGCTTGGCGCGGTGTATTTGATCTAAACTTGGTCGGTGGCGTCCTGTTGCCCTGTCAAGTTTTCGGGCGTTCGATGCTGCAGTCCGGTCGCGGAAGTATTATCAACATTGCATCGATGGCTGGAATGATTCCGCTGTCGCGCGTGGTTGCCTATTCGGCGGCCAAAGCCAGCGTGATCAATTTGACACGCTTTTTGGCGCGCGAATGGGCTCAACGCGGCCTGCGCGTCAATGCGTTGAGTCCCGGGTTTTTTCCGGCCGAACAGAATCGAGCCTTGCTGTACCAATCCGACGGAAGTTTGTCGGAGCGCGGGCAGCAGATCATTGGTCACACGCCGATGGCTCGCTTTGGAACTGCGGATGAACTGGCCGGTGCCACGTGTTGGTTAGCCTCAAGTGCCGCCAGCTCGTTCGTCACCGGTCAGAATATAGTGGTGGACGGTGGATTTTCCTCGACGACGATTTGA